In the Pseudomonadota bacterium genome, TGCCACCAGTCGATGACCGCGCTGAATCAAGTCCAGGGCACATTCACTTTTTCCGATGCCGCTTTCTCCAATGAGCAGAACACCAACTCCGTGGATATCAAGTAATACCCCGTGAATGGTTGTAGTTGGGGATAGATAGTCCTCCAGAAAACGGTTGATCCTGATAATGAATCTGGAAGTTCTATGCTGGGTCTGAAGTATGGGGATGTGGTGAATATTGCTTTGCGTCAGTAGTATGGGGTGTGGTGCAAGGCCTGTAGTGATGATAAAACAGGCCACATCACGCTGGCAAAGTTTTGTTACAATCTCTGTGCAATTGATATTATCGAGGGATTCCAGGTAATCGGTTTCTGTTTTGCCGATTAACTGAATACGTTCCTGATCCAGGTATTTGGTGAATCCCGCAAACGCAAGTCCATGTTTCTGTATCCGGTAGTGGGAAATAATCCGGTTGTATTCGGCTGCCGGGTTAAGTGGAACAAGTTGCAGATCATAACTTTTTTCGTTCTCCAGCAATTGGCTGACGGTTATTATTTTCATTCTTCATCTTTTGCTGCTGGCTATTAGGAGGTTGTCCGGATGCATTACTCCTGGTCATCCTTCTCTTGAATGAGCTGAAAAAGTTCGGTTGCATCTTTGGCCTCAGCCAGCCGTTTCCGGAATTCCGGGTCCTTAAGCATTCGGGATATTTTTGCCAGGGCTTTAAGATGCAGGCCCGCGGAATCTTCCGGGGCAAGGAGTAAAAAAAAGAATTTTACCGGCTGATCATCAATGGCGTCAAAAGAAATACCTTCATGACTGCGGGCAAACTCGACAATCAGGGTGTCAATTTTCTTTGTCTTTCCATGAGGAATAGCGATGCTGCCACCGATACCGGTACTGCCAAGATCTTCCCGTTCTTTTAAGATAGTAAAAACTTCATCGGCCGGTATTTGCGGAAATTGCTGACT is a window encoding:
- a CDS encoding PTS sugar transporter subunit IIA gives rise to the protein MKITDYLNESLIISDLDGADKNTVLKKFSDCVSQQFPQIPADEVFTILKEREDLGSTGIGGSIAIPHGKTKKIDTLIVEFARSHEGISFDAIDDQPVKFFFLLLAPEDSAGLHLKALAKISRMLKDPEFRKRLAEAKDATELFQLIQEKDDQE
- the hprK gene encoding HPr(Ser) kinase/phosphatase, with the protein product MKIITVSQLLENEKSYDLQLVPLNPAAEYNRIISHYRIQKHGLAFAGFTKYLDQERIQLIGKTETDYLESLDNINCTEIVTKLCQRDVACFIITTGLAPHPILLTQSNIHHIPILQTQHRTSRFIIRINRFLEDYLSPTTTIHGVLLDIHGVGVLLIGESGIGKSECALDLIQRGHRLVADDVIHVHHIPPTTLVGSAHLPAKYHMEIRGLGLINIEDIFGVTAIREQKRIDLVIKLIPWDQYDNGDRLNLEQKTHTLLGVFLPLQILPVSPGRNLVTIIEIAARNHMLTKMGKAPGRDLLEQLNRKLEQQSL